From Larus michahellis chromosome 5, bLarMic1.1, whole genome shotgun sequence, the proteins below share one genomic window:
- the SHROOM3 gene encoding protein Shroom3 isoform X2, producing MTTDFQPSKATWSGGAKLRLKTRRSETPGRPHSWHSTKLAENQPDPSMMQISQGTLGTPWHQSYHSSSSTSDLSGYEHGYLRRSPDQYSSRGSMESLDHSSPGYHPCHLSPDKSTNSIDQLSHLHSKRDSAYSSFSTNSSIPEYPAPPFSKEHSCSTDSMQSRGGLQEGMRQADIRYVKTVYDAQRGISEEYEVKSSALLPSCEARASLDGRGHGRLHGFSRHSAAPSWAQPGQGSSDSKSQPPKGPPLPPTRSDSYAAIRHHERPSSCAGLDLNKPGRTQPKGAWSPLVSTLSQGPLLKTPFGEGHLHTVVEKSPESSPTVKPKQSYSQPAQPGQPLLPTGVYPVPSPEPHYAQVPQPSASNNGTLYPALAKESGYSPPLPVSYDKAVASRTLGFDENGNQSTTNRSTIFYQPPAAERKHDAAAKLLQQKPPSTAGPEVCLTTSRKELLPPYKVAHSNQETASTAQASKHSFQALQPPPRDADERKTHYQPKEDWVAESQEDKNGNAQINERDTAAHHQWGHSKAKQYGFSSLQNIPESSRRQSSSELKEMQPGEGYSSTKLSFLNSSGKEEMDHRGQGHKLWSDVDPQAFARQEEEGTSVTPFHAAEPKCEEPPSPQHPKTSDFGRSRLSSSSAQSFPYGKPDAGKPRCSVLEKVSKFEQREQSTHWPPSAGIPSFGQHYGPSRTSQPSSARCSLNSLEDMRSKLREPSQLPSEPSRVSSPSVRNGKLEEVDWRPVELQMAASAKQARPSEYYSLCPENEVEIRSAQLPRSKSTFQLGGEPEKEILWKDNVQDVHGSQLDTPFNRAYRNSIKDAQSRVLRATSFRRISPPFGNTPKRTTQRPASAHVSMRSMTASPHTPKERHSVTPTEGSLSALDYTKTQHILRIGGRKRLTAEQKKRSYSEPEKMNEVGISDGEPSPFSFQKKSIHFVFPENTVADRRKIFERDGKASSTASLSKPELKQLQQNALADYIERKTGRRPSSQDVGLLRERSHSSYLQAGGPDSQSLSSASSMNSLQDQNLYRRRESVERISRTGRISSTLPPGLMGCSDMSGDEKKGRQDSLVMSRSKTERCQDYRAKTELTKGTQTDPLGVQGRPCYGKQEQVFETPSSARKSGKSVSVEDLLDRYDNQTVPVHIRSRSSPTADKKHQDLLRRESSEFGPVVRDPFYVVSAGARSFSKQERSHSEKMAFTSYYPHPHHSSEVVTASTTLTENHKLSELSRPDSRTSAFVPSPTEARSHYNEQKQGFKPLFLNLTPSGPGQSSPNTPAQTPSDLQSAGDDQALRQHHAKRDALPPEGNGNIQAQPLDAAQDRSPETPTEEMMWRRKAGLLHRSLPPKVVWAHSVKDNSYSKALVSPPAAGPKLSQRWQSLLTQNSTSSDPETPPPQGTAHLRISESGLQLTPPPLLQDDEDDEVFVMPSQPSVTAPLFSLPLPSRPLFELSSCTSANGTEEFPPPPPPAVLEGNGAAGDKSTRLTEEAKVSFKSFPKALAEREITGLGTSVGENSWPLSPPASKRTSSPSAADKQHQLPASPEGPPSADRQPVTQPEGNQREPAVITGESENGSLDSEMLSAAPPAKTKKKTPEDIKSEALAKEIVHKDKSLADILDPDSKMKTTMDLMEGLFPSGTSLLKENNMKRKMTQKKAVRTAVEDNTREEKEAPVTLVTCPAYYSVSAPKAELLNKIKDLPEEVGEEEELLDINEKKAELIGSLTHKLEILKEAKEGLLADIKMNNALGEEVELLISTLCKPNEFDKYKMFIGDLDKVVNLLLSLSGRLARVENVLSSLGENANSEERSSLNEKRKLLAGQHEDARELKENLDRRERVVLEILGNYLSEEQLQDYQHFVKMKSALLIEQRELDDKIKLGQEQLKCLMESLPTDFTPRDATAAAALAAALATSAGVGGKTPPAVSSSL from the exons ATGACCACTGACTTTCAGCCCAGCAAAGCCACGTGGTCGGGAGGAGCTAAATTACGGCTGAAGACCAG GCGGAGTGAAACTCCAGGCCGACCTCACTCCTGGCATTCGACCAAACTTGCGGAGAACCAACCCGATCCCAGCATGATGCAAATATCTCAGGGTACGCTTGGCACCCCTTGGCATCAGTCCTACCACTCCAG CTCCTCAACCAGCGATCTCTCTGGCTATGAGCATGGCTATCTGAGGAGAAGTCCTGACCAATACAGTTCCCGGGGCAGCATGGAGAGCTTGGACCACTCCTCCCCTGGCTACCATCCTTGTCACCTGTCCCCGGACAAATCTACCAACAGCATCGACCAGCTCTCCCACCTCCACAGCAAGAGAGACTCTGCCTACAGCTCATTCTCCACCAACTCTAGCATCCCTGAATATCCAGCTCCTCCGTTCAGCAAAGAGCACTCCTGCTCCACAGACAGCATGCAGTCCCGAGGTGGCCTGCAGGAGGGGATGAGGCAAGCTGACATCAGGTATGTCAAGACAGTCTACGATGCCCAGCGAGGGATCTCCGAGGAGTATGAGGTGAAGTCCTCCGCCTTGCTTCCGAGCTGTGAGGCCCGGGCCTCGCTGGACGGTCGCGGCCATGGCAGGCTCCACGGCTTCAGCCGGCACAGCGCAGCTCCCTCCTGGGCGCAGCCAGGCCAGGGCTCCTCGGACAGCAAGAGCCAGCCCCCCAAGGGACCTCCCTTGCCTCCCACTCGCAGCGACAGCTACGCAGCCATCAGGCATCACGAGAGGCCCAGCTCATGCGCTGGGCTTGATCTGAACAAGCCTGGTCGAACCCAGCCGAAAGGGGCCTGGTCTCCGCTTGTCAGCACCCTATCCCAGGGGCCGCTGCTGAAAACTCCCTTTGGAGAAGGGCATCTGCACACCGTGGTGGAGAAGAGCCCAGAGAGCAGCCCCACCGTGAAGCCCAAGCAGAGCTATTCCCAGCCAGCCCAGCcggggcagcccctgctgcccacTGGCGTCTACCCAGTACCTTCCCCAGAGCCGCACTACGCCCAGGTGCCCCAGCCTTCTGCAAGCAATAATGGGACACTTTATCCAGCTCTGGCCAAAGAAAGTGGGTACTCTCCACCTCTTCCAGTCTCTTATGACAAGGCTGTAGCCAGCAGGACTCTGGGCTTTGATGAAAATGGAAACCAAAGCACTACAAACAGATCAACCATCTTCTACCAGCCGCCAGCAGCTGAGAGAAAGCACGATGCTGCAGCAAAACTTCTCCAGCAAAAACCTCCTAGCACAGCCGGCCCAGAGGTCTGCCTGACCACGTCAAGAAAGGAGTTGTTACCCCCATACAAGGTAGCACACAGCAACCAAGAGACCGCAAGTACCGCACAGGCCTCCAAACACAGTTTTCAAGCTCTGCAGCCCCCGCCGAGGGATGCTGATGAGAGAAAAACCCATTACCAGCCCAAAGAGGACTGGGTGGCTGAATCCCAGGAGGACAAAAATGGCAACGCACAGATAAATGAGAGGGACACCGCTGCTCATCACCAGTGGGGTCATAGCAAGGCCAAGCAGTATGGCTTCTCCTCCTTGCAGAACATCCCAGAGAGCTCCCGGAGGCAAAGCAGCTCCGAGCTAAAAGAGATGCAGCCAGGCGAGGGTTATTCCAGCACCAAACTGTCCTTCTTGAACAGCAGCGGTAAAGAGGAGATGGATCACAGGGGACAGGGGCACAAACTGTGGAGTGATGTGGACCCACAGGCCTTCgcaaggcaggaggaggagggcaccAGCGTGACTCCATTCCATGCTGCCGAGCCAAAGTGCGAAGAGCCCCCTTCTCCGCAGCACCCAAAGACCTCTGATTTCGGGAGGAGCCGGCTCAGCTCTAGCAGCGCCCAAAGCTTTCCCTATGGCAAACCAGATGCCGGCAAGCCCCGCTGCTCGGTGCTGGAGAAGGTCAGCAAGTTTGAGCAGCGAGAGCAAAGCACTCACTGGCCCCCGAGTGCTGGCATTCCCAGCTTTGGCCAGCACTACGGGCCGAGCAGGACGAGCCAGCCCTCCAGTGCGAGGTGCTCTCTCAACAGCCTGGAGGACATGAGGAGCAAACTGCGCGAGCCCAGCCAGCTGCCCAGTGAGCCGAGCAGGGTCTCCAGCCCCTCGGTCAGGAATGGGAAGCTGGAAGAGGTTGACTGGCGCCCCGTAGAGCTGCAGATGGCAGCTTCGGCAAAGCAGGCAAGACCCAGCGAATACTACAGCCTGTGTCCTGAAAATGAGGTGGAAATAAGGTCAGCTCAGCTACCGAGGAGTAAAAGCACGTTCCAGCTGGGAGGTGAGCCTGAGAAGGAGATCCTCTGGAAGGATAACGTCCAGGATGTCCACGGGTCGCAGCTGGACACACCATTTAACAGGGCCTACAGGAACAGCATTAAAGATGCTCAGTCCAGGGTGCTGAGGGCCACTTCCTTCCGTCGCATCAGCCCCCCGTTTGGGAACACACCCAAGAGGACAACCCAGAGGCCTGCCTCGGCCCACGTGAGCATGAGGAGCATGACGGCGTCTCCCCATACCCCAAAGGAGAGGCACAGCGTCACGCCAACGGAAGGCAGCCTCTCCGCCCTGGACTACACCAAGACACAGCACATCTTGCGCATCGGGGGCCGAAAGCGGCTGACAGCGGAGCAGAAGAAGCGGTCTTACTCGGAGCCGGAGAAGATGAACGAGGTGGGCATCTCTGATGGGGAGCCATCACCTTTCTCCTTCCAGAAGAAAAGCATCCATTTTGTTTTCCCGGAGAATACAGTGGCTGACCGGCGTAAGATCTTTGAAAGGGATGGCAAAGCTTCTTCCACAGCCAGCCTCTCCAAGCCAGAGCTCAAGCAACTCCAGCAGAACGCCCTCGCCGACTACATTGAGCGCAAAACAGGGAGACGGCCATCCTCACAAGATGTCGGACTGCTGAGGGAACGCTCCCACAGCTCCTACCTACAGGCAGGTGGCCCAGACAGCCAGAgcctttcctctgcctccagcaTGAATTCCCTCCAGGACCAGAACCTTTACCGCCGGAGAGAGTCCGTAGAGCGGATATCCAGGACAGGGCGGATATCTTCTACCCTTCCTCCTGGGCTGATGGGCTGCTCTGACATGAGTGGAGATGAGAAGAAAGGGCGCCAGGACAGCTTGGTGATGAGCCGATCGAAAACAGAGAGGTGCCAGGATTACAGAGCCAAAACGGAGCTCACCAAAGGCACGCAGACAGACCCTCTGGGCGTGCAGGGCCGGCCTTGCTACGGGAAGCAGGAGCAGGTCTTTGAAACACCCTCCTCTGCCAGGAAATCTGGGAAATCGGTGTCTGTGGAAGACTTGCTCGATAGGTATGACAATCAGACAGTCCCTGTGCATATACGTTCCAGATCGTCTCCCACGGCGGATAAGAAACACCAG GACCTGCTGAGAAGGGAAAGCAGTGAATTTGGCCCCGTGGTGAGAGATCCTTTCTACGTGGTCAGCGCAGGAGCCAG GTCTTTCAGCAAGCAAGAAAGAAGCCACTCAGAAAAAATGGCGTTCACAAGTTATTATCCCCATCCTCACCACAGCAGCGAGGTTGTCACTGCCTCCACCACACTGACCGAGAACCACAAGCTCTCAGAACTTTCCAGGCCAGACAGCAGGACTTCTGCATTTGTCCCATCCCCGACAGAGGCAAGGAGTCACTATAATGAGCAAAAGCAAGGCTTTAAACCCTTGTTTCTTAACCTTACTCCTTCTGGACCTGGCCAGTCCTCCCCTAATACGCCCGCTCAGACTCCCTCAGACTTGCAGAGTGCAGGTGATGACCAGGCTCTGAGACAGCACCACGCCAAACGAGATGCTCTTCCCCCTGAGGGCAATGGTAATATTCAGGCACAGCCTTTGGATGCTGCCCAGGACAGATCTCCTGAGACTCCCACAGAAGAAATGATGTGGAGAAGGAAAGCCGGCCTGCTTCACAGATCCCTCCCACCCAAAGTGGTGTGGGCGCATTCAGTCAAAGACAACAGCTACTCAAAGGCTCTGGtgtctcctccagcagctgggccaaAGTTGTCCCAGAGGTGGCAGTCCCTGCTGACACAGAACAGCACTTCTTCTGACCCAGAGACTCCTCCTCCCCAGGGGACAGCTCATCTCCGCATCTCGGAGTCGGGCCTGCAGCTCACTCCCCCACCGTTGCTGCAGGACGATGAAGACGACGAGGTGTTTGTCATGCCTTCCCAGCCCAGTGTCACTGCTCCACTCTTCTCACTCCCGCTGCCATCCCGTCCTCTTTTTGAGCTGAGCTCTTGCACTTCGGCAAACGGCACGGAGGAattcccacctcctcccccaccgGCGGTGCTTGAGGGGAATGGAGCAGCTGGAGACAAATCCACCAGGCTGACAGAGGAGGCCAAAGTGAG CTTCAAAAGCTTTCCCAAAGCCCTGGCCGAGAGGGAGATAACAGGGTTGGGCACCAGTGTCGGTGAAAATAGCTGGCCCCTCTCACCACCTGCGTCAAAGAGGACTAGCTCTCCATCTGCTGCGGATAAGCAGCACCAGTTACCTGCTTCTCCTGAAGGGCCTCCAAGCGCCGATAGACAGCCCGTAACTCAACCCGAAGGCAACCAGAGAGAGCCAGCAGTCATCACTGGAGAGTCAGAAAATGGCAGCCTGGACTCCGAGATGCTCAGTGCAGCACCTCCAgcgaagacaaagaaaaagacccCGGAGGATATTAAGTCAGAGGCTCTAGCAAAAGAAATTGTCCATAAAGACAAGTCTCTGGCTGATATCCTGGATCCAGATTCCAAAATGAAGACAACTATGGACTTAATGGAAGGGCTTTTCCCCAGTGGAACCAGCTTGCTGAAGGAGAACAACATGAAAAGGAAGATGACGCAGAAAAAAGCTGTCAGGACAGCAGTGGAAGATAACAC gagagaagaaaaggaagctcCTGTAACCCTGGTCACCTGTCCTGCTTATTACAGTGTTTCGGCAcccaaagcagagctgctgaataAAATTAAGGACTTGCCAGAAGAAGTaggtgaggaagaggagctgctggaCATCAATGAGAAGAAG GCTGAGCTCATCGGGAGCTTGACCCACAAACTGGAAATCCTGAAGGAAGCCAAGGAGGGCCTGCTTGCAGACATTAAGATGAATAATGCTCTTGGAGAGGAGGTGGAGCTGTTGATCAGCACGTTATGCAAACCTAACGAGTTTGACAAGTACAAGATGTTCATTGGCGATTTGGATAAGGTGGTGAACCTCTTGCTCTCCCTCTCGGGACGCCTGGCCCGCGTAGAGAACGTTCTGAGTAGTCTGGGGGAAAATGCCAACAGTGAAGAGCGG AGTTCGCTGAACGAGAAGAGGAAACTGCTGGCTGGCCAGCACGAAGATGCCCGGGAACTGAAGGAAAACCTGGACCGTCGAGAACGAGTGGTCTTGGAGATCCTGGGCAACTACCTCTCTGAGGAACAGCTCCAGGATTACCAGCACTTTGTAAAGATGAAGTCCGCGCTCCTCATAGAGCAGCGAGAGCTAGACGATAAAATCAAACTGGGTCAGGAACAGCTCAAGTGCCTGATGGAAAGCCTCCCCACAGACTTCACGCCCAGGGATGCAACGGCAGCAGCTGCCCTAGCTGCAGCGCTTGCTACCTCCGCTGGGGTCGGTGGTAAAACACCTCCAGCAGTCTCTTCCTCACTATAA